A single region of the Paramicrobacterium fandaimingii genome encodes:
- a CDS encoding UPF0182 family membrane protein — MSSATARSSNAGRKKRAPLAITLISVGVLVVLFFIFANFYSDFLWFQQLGYTQVLTTQWVATIVMFLIGFVAMAVPVWGALQLAYRLRPVYAKLNSQLDRYQELVEPLRRLGMWGIPVLLGLFAGFSAATSWETVLMWLNATPTGQSDPQFGLDVSFYLFQLPFFREILAFASAVVLLSLICTAAVTFLYGSIQLVGRELRISKAARIQIAVLAGVYLLIQAISVWVDQYLTLTETGSLITGASFTDVNATIPTRAILAGIAAFVAILFFVTAFIGRWRLPVIGTALLLVSALLIGSAYPWVVQRFQVEPNERALEQPYIERNIDMTRDAFGVSDVKEVSYDATTDAEPGALRSDAETTASIRIIDPDLISATVTQLERFKTYYQFSPELDVDRYTIDGEVQDAVVAVREMNQEGVKDDLSWVNSSLVYTHGYGLVAAYGNQRSSDGEPVFMQSGIPSTGVLGEFEPRVYFGENSPTYSIVGGPKGGSDVELDYPSGESGETYTTFSGDAGPKLDNIFNKLVYALKFQSEQIFLSDNVNPQSQILYDRSPRERVQKVAPYLTLDSDAYPSVVDGRIVWIIDGYTTSNSFPYSKTTSLSSAISNEDGNQSFLLDDINYMRNSVKATVDAYDGSVTLYSWDDKDPILQTWQKIFPSTVKPMSEMGGDLLSHVRYPEDLFKVQRDVLQRYHVTDPNKWYSDSDLWKTPADPQAQEGSSALQPPYYLSMQMPGEDHPAYSLYTTFIPGGGGASSVLAGYLSANSNAGNTKGEVSDDYGKLTLLRLPKDTTVPGPGQVQNSFNSDTAVSNLINILKQGQTEVLNGNLLTLPVGGGLLYVQPVYVQSTGETSYPLLQKVLVAFGDKIAFEDTLDEALDKLFGGDSGAQAGDQAVADGENDTETPPDDSGDSGDTGGDSGSTTPDVPSSDLADVLADAQKAMEDKKAAMEAGDWTAYGEADTRLNEAIQKALELING; from the coding sequence ATGTCATCTGCCACGGCACGTTCCTCGAATGCCGGTCGCAAGAAGCGCGCACCACTCGCCATCACACTCATCTCCGTCGGTGTGCTTGTCGTGCTCTTCTTCATTTTCGCGAACTTCTACTCAGACTTCCTCTGGTTCCAGCAGCTGGGCTATACCCAGGTGCTCACCACGCAGTGGGTCGCCACGATCGTCATGTTCCTCATCGGGTTCGTCGCGATGGCCGTTCCGGTGTGGGGTGCGCTGCAGCTGGCGTATCGGCTGCGACCCGTCTACGCGAAGCTGAATTCGCAGCTCGACCGTTACCAGGAGCTCGTCGAGCCGCTTCGCCGACTCGGCATGTGGGGCATTCCCGTGCTGCTCGGCCTGTTCGCCGGCTTCTCGGCCGCGACAAGCTGGGAGACCGTGTTGATGTGGCTCAATGCAACGCCAACGGGGCAGAGCGACCCTCAGTTTGGCCTCGACGTGTCGTTCTACCTCTTCCAACTGCCGTTCTTCCGTGAGATTCTCGCGTTCGCCTCGGCCGTTGTGCTTCTCTCGCTCATCTGCACGGCAGCGGTCACCTTCCTCTACGGTTCGATCCAACTCGTCGGTCGTGAGCTTCGCATCTCAAAGGCGGCGCGCATTCAGATCGCCGTGCTCGCCGGCGTCTACCTGCTCATTCAGGCGATCAGCGTCTGGGTCGACCAATACCTCACGCTGACAGAGACCGGCAGCCTCATCACAGGCGCCAGCTTCACCGACGTCAACGCGACGATCCCCACACGGGCGATTCTTGCGGGCATCGCTGCCTTTGTCGCGATCTTGTTCTTCGTCACCGCGTTTATCGGCCGCTGGCGTCTTCCGGTCATCGGCACGGCACTGCTTCTCGTCTCGGCGCTTCTCATCGGCAGCGCCTACCCGTGGGTTGTGCAGCGCTTCCAGGTGGAGCCGAACGAGCGCGCACTTGAGCAGCCGTACATCGAACGCAACATCGACATGACGCGCGACGCCTTCGGTGTCTCTGACGTCAAGGAGGTCTCCTACGACGCCACGACGGATGCCGAGCCGGGTGCACTCCGGTCGGACGCTGAGACGACAGCATCCATTCGCATCATCGACCCCGATCTCATCAGCGCGACGGTGACGCAGCTCGAGCGCTTCAAGACCTATTACCAGTTCTCGCCTGAGCTCGACGTCGACCGCTACACAATCGACGGTGAGGTACAGGATGCCGTCGTTGCTGTGCGCGAGATGAACCAGGAGGGCGTCAAGGACGACCTCAGCTGGGTAAACAGCTCGCTCGTGTACACGCACGGCTACGGTCTCGTTGCTGCGTACGGCAACCAGCGCTCCAGTGATGGTGAGCCCGTGTTCATGCAGTCGGGAATTCCCTCGACGGGCGTGCTTGGCGAGTTCGAGCCGCGCGTGTACTTCGGTGAGAACTCTCCGACGTACTCCATCGTCGGCGGCCCCAAGGGGGGAAGCGATGTCGAACTCGATTACCCGTCCGGCGAGTCGGGTGAGACGTACACGACGTTCTCCGGTGACGCTGGGCCCAAGCTCGACAACATCTTCAACAAGCTTGTCTATGCTCTCAAGTTCCAGTCAGAGCAGATCTTCCTCTCTGACAATGTGAACCCACAGTCGCAGATTCTGTATGACCGCAGCCCGCGCGAGCGCGTGCAGAAGGTCGCACCGTACCTGACGCTTGATTCCGATGCGTACCCCAGCGTCGTCGACGGGCGCATCGTGTGGATCATCGACGGCTACACGACGTCGAATTCGTTCCCGTATTCGAAGACGACGAGCCTCAGCTCGGCGATCTCGAACGAAGACGGAAATCAGTCATTCCTTCTCGACGACATCAACTACATGCGCAACTCGGTGAAGGCAACGGTTGACGCGTATGACGGTTCGGTGACGCTGTACTCGTGGGATGACAAGGACCCGATTCTGCAGACGTGGCAGAAGATCTTCCCATCGACGGTCAAGCCGATGTCGGAGATGGGCGGCGACCTCCTGTCGCACGTGCGGTACCCCGAAGATCTCTTCAAGGTGCAGCGTGATGTGCTTCAGCGCTACCACGTGACCGACCCGAACAAGTGGTACTCGGACTCCGACCTGTGGAAGACTCCGGCCGACCCGCAGGCGCAGGAGGGCAGCAGCGCTCTTCAGCCCCCGTACTACCTGTCGATGCAGATGCCCGGTGAGGATCACCCGGCGTACTCTCTGTACACGACGTTCATACCCGGCGGCGGTGGCGCGTCGAGCGTGCTTGCCGGTTATCTGTCGGCGAACTCGAACGCGGGCAACACGAAGGGCGAAGTCTCCGACGATTACGGAAAGCTGACGCTGCTCAGATTGCCGAAGGATACGACGGTGCCGGGCCCGGGCCAGGTGCAGAACTCGTTCAACTCGGACACGGCTGTATCGAACCTGATCAACATTCTGAAGCAGGGGCAGACCGAGGTGCTCAACGGTAACCTCCTGACGCTCCCTGTCGGTGGTGGTCTGCTCTACGTTCAGCCGGTGTACGTGCAGTCGACCGGTGAAACCAGCTACCCGCTGTTGCAGAAGGTGCTTGTTGCGTTCGGCGATAAGATCGCGTTCGAAGACACGCTTGACGAAGCGCTCGACAAACTGTTCGGCGGTGACTCTGGCGCCCAGGCTGGCGACCAAGCCGTCGCCGACGGCGAGAACGATACCGAGACGCCTCCGGATGACTCGGGTGACTCTGGCGACACGGGCGGCGATTCGGGCTCCACAACGCCCGACGTGCCCTCGTCAGACCTTGCCGATGTGCTCGCTGATGCACAGAAGGCGATGGAAGACAAGAAGGCCGCGATGGAGGCCGGAGACTGGACGGCATATGGCGAGGCAGACACGCGCCTCAATGAGGCCATCCAAAAGGCTCTCGAGCTGATCAACGGCTAA
- a CDS encoding SDR family oxidoreductase: MNGAFVCVIVAFIGYERSDHMSIFEGRVAVVTGGSGGIGRTIAERLAADGMAVAVHYSGRRQRAEDVVSAVTAGGGRAIAVGGDVADEQQMAAMFTEAHDAFGGVDVVVNTAGIMPLAPLTEMDLETFDRIVRTNLRGTFVVNQLAARSLRAGGAIVNFSSSTTRLAPPNYAAYAATKGAVEAMTLILARELRGRDITVNTVAPGPVATSLFLEGKPQQLIDTIAAANPMGRLGQPDDIAEIVSSLAGRARWINGQTLFVNGGAA, from the coding sequence ATGAACGGTGCGTTCGTTTGTGTTATTGTTGCGTTCATTGGATATGAACGGAGTGATCATATGAGTATCTTTGAGGGCCGTGTCGCGGTGGTAACGGGCGGATCCGGCGGCATCGGTCGGACGATAGCCGAGCGTCTCGCCGCGGACGGAATGGCTGTGGCCGTGCACTACAGCGGTCGGCGTCAGCGCGCCGAAGACGTTGTCTCTGCGGTGACCGCCGGAGGTGGACGCGCGATCGCCGTCGGCGGAGACGTCGCAGATGAGCAGCAGATGGCCGCGATGTTCACGGAGGCGCACGACGCGTTCGGCGGCGTGGACGTGGTGGTCAACACCGCGGGGATCATGCCACTCGCGCCGCTGACGGAGATGGACTTGGAGACCTTTGACCGGATCGTGCGGACGAACCTGCGCGGAACGTTCGTCGTCAATCAGCTTGCCGCGCGCTCGCTGCGTGCCGGCGGTGCGATCGTGAATTTCTCGTCCTCAACCACTCGGCTCGCACCGCCAAACTATGCCGCTTACGCTGCGACCAAAGGAGCGGTGGAAGCCATGACCCTGATCCTGGCCCGAGAGTTGCGAGGCAGGGACATCACTGTCAACACGGTTGCGCCCGGCCCGGTCGCGACGTCGCTTTTCCTCGAGGGCAAGCCCCAGCAACTGATCGACACGATCGCGGCGGCCAACCCCATGGGCCGGCTCGGGCAACCGGACGACATCGCCGAAATTGTATCTTCACTTGCCGGTCGGGCCCGGTGGATCAACGGGCAGACTCTGTTCGTGAACGGAGGCGCCGCATGA
- a CDS encoding TetR/AcrR family transcriptional regulator → MSTNRRVSDPGARQGPRRRGRGRRPANEVRRDALDATARLLFDHGMSALSYERVAAEAAVSKTTLHKWWASIGALAAEAYFDRVENDLRFPDTGDITDDVRSQLHAFVTLLTTGEAGRVTAEIIGAAQSDPTLQASFSVSYSRPRRALAVEAFRRAQQRGQIRQDVDPDMLVDQLWGACYHRLLIPDKPLDLDFADALVANAIRGAQEHRGPTGP, encoded by the coding sequence ATGAGTACGAACCGACGCGTGTCTGACCCTGGAGCACGCCAAGGCCCCCGGCGGAGAGGTCGGGGGCGACGGCCTGCGAATGAGGTCCGTCGCGACGCGCTGGACGCCACAGCGAGGCTCCTGTTCGATCACGGGATGTCGGCGCTGAGCTACGAACGGGTCGCCGCCGAGGCCGCGGTCAGCAAGACAACCCTGCACAAGTGGTGGGCGTCCATCGGCGCCCTCGCTGCTGAGGCATACTTTGATCGCGTGGAGAATGACCTGAGGTTTCCCGACACCGGGGATATCACTGACGACGTGCGCAGTCAGCTCCATGCCTTCGTCACTTTGCTGACCACAGGCGAAGCGGGGCGGGTCACCGCCGAAATCATCGGCGCAGCTCAGAGTGACCCCACGCTGCAAGCGAGCTTCTCCGTCTCCTATTCACGCCCGCGCCGCGCCCTGGCCGTCGAGGCCTTCCGGCGCGCACAGCAACGCGGTCAGATCCGCCAGGATGTCGACCCCGACATGCTCGTCGACCAGCTCTGGGGCGCCTGCTACCATCGGCTCCTCATTCCCGACAAACCCCTTGACCTCGACTTCGCCGACGCCCTTGTCGCAAACGCGATCCGCGGTGCCCAAGAGCACCGCGGTCCGACCGGGCCCTGA
- a CDS encoding mycothiol transferase — MNARDILIEAANRPRHAAERLRSTLGPDVLNGHPGGHDNSVAWLLWHTGREIDVQLAGLSGGDEVWSTRDYAQRTGLGSAGDEVGFGHTSEEARAVRVDDAEVLYEYLSETTDALLAYLRTLSDDDLGEVIDENWNPPVTRGARIVSIIDDAAQHIGQAGYAAGALA, encoded by the coding sequence ATGAACGCACGCGACATTCTCATTGAAGCAGCGAACCGCCCACGCCACGCAGCAGAACGTCTGCGTTCGACGCTTGGGCCTGACGTCTTGAACGGGCATCCTGGCGGCCACGACAATTCTGTTGCGTGGCTTCTCTGGCATACCGGGCGCGAGATCGATGTTCAGCTCGCAGGACTCTCCGGCGGCGACGAGGTGTGGAGTACGCGCGACTATGCACAGAGGACGGGTTTGGGGAGCGCTGGCGACGAGGTGGGCTTCGGCCATACGTCAGAGGAAGCTCGGGCCGTTCGCGTCGACGACGCGGAGGTGCTCTACGAGTATCTCTCCGAGACGACAGACGCTCTTCTCGCTTACCTGCGCACGCTCAGCGACGACGACCTCGGCGAGGTGATCGACGAGAACTGGAACCCGCCCGTGACCAGGGGAGCGCGGATCGTCAGCATCATCGACGATGCCGCGCAGCACATTGGCCAGGCTGGCTATGCTGCAGGTGCGCTCGCCTGA
- a CDS encoding carbon-nitrogen hydrolase family protein, translating to MTLHEPIGVAVAQFAPTPDIDANLATIRSFSVRAAERGASVIVFPEYSSYFVTPMDDSFARHAQSLDGPFVRSLEALASELGVHIVAGLVETTVDPRRFANTAVAVGPEEETVAVYRKQHLYDAFGQKESDWVVAGELDEPQTFEAGGLRFGLQTCYDLRFPEVTRRIVDAGADVVLVPAEWVRGPLKEHHWRTLLTARAIENTVYVAGADHPPSIGAGNSMVVDPSGVPLATLGTQSDVAVAFISRAVLTETRAVNPSLQLRRYGIVARTGE from the coding sequence ATGACACTGCATGAACCGATCGGCGTTGCCGTCGCCCAGTTTGCGCCGACGCCCGACATTGACGCGAACCTGGCGACGATCCGCTCGTTCTCGGTCCGCGCGGCGGAGCGCGGAGCATCCGTCATTGTGTTTCCCGAGTACTCGAGCTACTTCGTGACCCCCATGGACGACTCGTTCGCCCGGCATGCTCAGAGCCTCGATGGTCCGTTCGTCCGATCGCTTGAGGCGCTCGCGAGTGAACTCGGCGTGCACATCGTCGCGGGTCTCGTCGAGACGACGGTTGATCCGCGTCGATTCGCCAATACCGCGGTGGCGGTTGGCCCTGAAGAAGAGACCGTCGCGGTGTACCGCAAGCAGCACCTCTACGACGCCTTCGGGCAGAAAGAGAGCGACTGGGTCGTCGCCGGCGAGCTCGACGAGCCGCAGACGTTCGAAGCCGGTGGCCTCCGGTTCGGGCTTCAAACGTGCTACGACCTGCGCTTCCCCGAGGTCACGCGGCGGATCGTCGACGCGGGCGCCGATGTTGTGCTCGTGCCCGCTGAGTGGGTGCGTGGGCCACTCAAGGAGCACCACTGGCGCACGCTTCTCACGGCGCGCGCGATCGAGAATACGGTGTACGTGGCCGGCGCCGACCATCCTCCGTCGATCGGCGCGGGAAATAGCATGGTTGTCGACCCGTCTGGGGTGCCGCTTGCCACACTCGGCACGCAGTCAGATGTTGCCGTCGCGTTCATCTCGCGTGCGGTGCTCACGGAGACACGCGCGGTCAACCCCTCGCTGCAGCTGCGCCGCTACGGAATCGTCGCTCGCACCGGAGAGTGA
- a CDS encoding aminotransferase class I/II-fold pyridoxal phosphate-dependent enzyme: MRDHGGWRKAAAGAGLLAADGSMAETIFAEMTALAARTGAINLGQGFPDEDGPAHVLEAARAAIAAGTNQYPPGRGILELRSAVSEHQKRFYGLEVDPESEVLATAGATEALAATILALVELGDEVLTFEPYYDAYGALISLAGGVHTTVPLSWPHFEPDLDQLARAVTDKTRLIIVNDPHNPTGTVFSAETRELIVQLAEKHGAIIVTDEVYEHLTFGERHTPIATVPGAGSRTVTISSGGKTFNTTGWKIGWLTASADLVDAILTVKQYLSYSNGAPFQPAIAAGLRSDDRFFEELATNLDRKRLLLNHGLRSAGFDIAESAGTYFTVADAAALGFDDAVEFCRILPERAGVIAVPISAFVTRKHAPKYRSLVRFAFCKRTETLEQAITQLARLRR; the protein is encoded by the coding sequence ATGCGTGATCACGGTGGATGGCGAAAAGCGGCGGCAGGAGCCGGACTTCTGGCGGCAGACGGCTCAATGGCCGAGACGATATTTGCCGAGATGACCGCCCTCGCGGCTCGCACGGGCGCCATAAATCTCGGCCAGGGCTTCCCCGACGAAGATGGCCCGGCGCATGTGCTCGAGGCCGCACGCGCGGCGATTGCGGCGGGCACCAATCAGTACCCGCCCGGCCGGGGGATTCTCGAGCTTCGGAGTGCGGTGAGCGAGCACCAAAAGAGGTTCTACGGTCTTGAGGTCGACCCTGAATCGGAAGTGCTCGCAACGGCCGGCGCAACAGAGGCCCTTGCCGCGACGATTCTTGCGTTAGTCGAGCTGGGCGACGAGGTGCTCACATTCGAGCCCTATTACGACGCATACGGCGCCCTCATCTCGTTGGCCGGCGGCGTGCACACGACGGTTCCGCTCTCCTGGCCCCACTTCGAACCCGATCTGGATCAGCTCGCACGCGCGGTCACCGACAAAACTCGACTCATTATCGTGAATGACCCGCACAACCCGACGGGGACAGTGTTCAGCGCAGAGACGCGTGAGCTCATCGTGCAGCTTGCCGAGAAGCACGGAGCGATAATCGTTACCGATGAGGTGTATGAGCACCTCACCTTCGGCGAACGCCACACACCGATCGCAACGGTTCCTGGAGCAGGGAGCCGCACGGTGACGATTTCGTCTGGCGGTAAGACATTCAACACAACGGGTTGGAAGATCGGGTGGCTGACGGCATCCGCCGATCTCGTCGACGCGATTCTCACCGTCAAGCAATACCTCTCCTACTCAAACGGCGCGCCATTTCAACCTGCCATCGCCGCGGGGCTGCGAAGTGACGATCGGTTCTTTGAGGAGCTGGCCACAAATCTCGATCGCAAACGTCTTCTTCTGAATCACGGACTGCGCTCGGCGGGGTTCGACATTGCGGAGTCGGCTGGCACCTATTTCACGGTCGCCGATGCCGCTGCTCTCGGCTTCGACGACGCCGTCGAGTTCTGCCGCATTCTCCCCGAACGTGCCGGCGTGATCGCCGTGCCGATCTCCGCGTTCGTCACGCGGAAGCACGCCCCCAAGTATCGCTCCCTTGTGAGGTTTGCGTTCTGCAAGCGCACAGAAACACTGGAGCAGGCCATCACGCAGCTCGCCAGACTCCGGCGTTGA